From a region of the Helianthus annuus cultivar XRQ/B chromosome 5, HanXRQr2.0-SUNRISE, whole genome shotgun sequence genome:
- the LOC110927101 gene encoding kinesin-like protein KIN-7J, with product MELLAAYEVEFFTAQRKIGETSINEMSSRSHLTIESSLSEVSGVDSATILAATVNFVDLSGSERASQTNSVGKRLKGGGHINRSLLTLGTVIRKLSKEPNGHIPYRDSKLTRTLQNSLRGNAKTARVCTLRTRSS from the exons ATGGAGCTCCTTGCCGCCTACGAAGTTGAATTTTTTACAG CTCAAAGAAAAATCGGGGAAACATCAATTAATGAAATGAGCTCAAGATCTCACCTG ACAATTGAAAGTTCTCTCAGTGAAGTCTCAGGGGTTGATAGTGCAACCATTCTTGCAGCTACTGTG AATTTTGTCGATCTATCAGGAAGTGAACGTGCTTCGCAAACCAATTCAGTGGGTAAACGACTGAAAGGAGGCGGCCACATAAACCGCAGTTTACTAACACTAGGCACAGTTATCCGCAAATTAAG CAAAGAGCCAAATGGTCATATACCATACAGAGACTCAAAGCTAACAAGAACACTACAAAACTCTCTTAGAGGAAATGCGAAAACAGCCAGAGTATGCACACTCCGCACACGCTCATCTTAA